GGCGGGTGTTGATCGACTCCTGCGTCGCCACCTCGTGGGACATCCCCTCGAACAGCAGTCCCCCGGCACCGGCGTACATGCCCTCGGTGTTCTCGCGGACGATCACCATGTCACAGCGGTCCGGCGTCAGCCCGGCGATCGGCGTCGGGACACCCGGCAAGAGCTTTACCGGCCGCAGGTTGACGTACTGGTCGAACGCGAAGCGCACCTTGAGCAGCAGGCCACGCTCCAGCACGCCCGGCGGCACGTCGGGGGTCCCGACCGCGCCGAGCAGGATCGCGTCGACCTCGTCGAGCTCTGCGAGGGTCTCATCGGACAACACCTCCCCGGTGGCGAGGTAGCGGCGGCCGCCGAGGTCGTAGTCCCTGCGATCGGTGGAGAAGCCGAACCGTCGTTCGGCCGCGTCCAGCGCCTTCAGTGCCTGGTCCATCACCTCCTGCCCGATTCCGTCGCCGGCGATGATGGCAAGTGCATGGCTGGTCACTGGGGCATTCCTCACAGGGTCTGGCGTGCGGGCTCGGCGTGGCGTGACAGGGCGAGGCCCGTGTCGTGGTCGAACAGGTGGGCACGCGTCAGGTCGACACACACGTCGAGCGCCTGCCCCACCTCGTGCACAACGGTCGGGGCGGCCTTCACACGGATGACCGTGTCGCCGATCTCCACGTCCAGCAGCACTCGGTCGCCCAAGGGCTCCACCGCGTAGACCACTCCGCGCAGGGCGTGTCCGCCACTGCCCTCGCCGGCCACGGACAGGTCCTCGGGGCGAACCCCGAGCTGGAGGCGGCCCGGGTGGCCCAGTGCCGCAGGTGGGGCCGGCAGGCGCCAGCCGTCCGTGCCGATCAGGACCTCGTCCTGGACCTCGCAGTCGAGCAGGTTCATGCGCGAGCTGCCCACGAACGTTGCCACGAAACGGTTGACGGGGTGGTCGTAGACCTCTTCGGGGGTGCCGACCTGCTGGATGCGCCCCTCGTGCAGCACCGCGATCCTGTCGGCCATCGCCATGGCCTCCGCCTGGTCGTTGCTGACATAGATGAACGTGCGCCCGACGTGGCGATGCAGGCGGGTCAGCTCGGCACGCATCTCCACGCGCAGCTTGACGTCGAGGTTCGTGAGCGGTTCGTCCATCAGGAACGCGCGAGGCTCGCGCACGAGGGCGCGGCCCAGCGCCACCCGCTGCTGCTCGCCACCGGACAGCTGCCCCGGATGGCGCTGCAGCAGATGGTCGATGCGCAGCAGCGTCGCAACCTCCTCCACGCGCTTCTGCATCTCGTCGGGACCGACGTTGCGCGCCCGCAGGGGTGAGGCGATGTTCTGGGCGACCGTCTGCTTCGGATACAGCGCGTAGCTCTGGAAGACCATCGCCACGTCGCGTTCGGCAGGTGTGGCCCCACCCGCAGAGTGGCCGTCGAAGCGGACGTCGCCGACATCCGGCGCCTCGAGCCCGGCGATCACGCGCAACGTCGTGGTCTTCCCCGCACCGGAGGGTCCCAGCAGGACGAAGAACGACCCGTCCTCGACGTCGACCGACACGTCGTCGAGCGCCTGGAGGTCGTCGAAGGACTTGGCGATGCCGGTCAGCTCAACGCGGCTCATGCCGCCACCTTCCCAGAGACTTCGTGGTAGACGCGCGGGTCGGTTCCGACGAACGTCACGTCGACGGTGTCCTCGGCGTCGAACCGCACGGTCGGAGGGGTGCGGACGTGGACCCGAGTCCCGCCCATGTCCACGGCGTAGATGGTCTCGTCGCCGAGTGCCTCCCGGGCCACCACCCGCGCCGCCCCACCTCCGCCACCGGTCGGTGGGGCGATCGACAGCCATTCGGCTCGAACACCGGCGACCAGGCCGTCGACGCGGGGCAGCCCTGCCGGGATGGGCAGCCGCAGGCCCGACGGTCCGCGCAGGGCACCGCCATCGACCTCGACCGGCAGGATGTTCATCGCAGGGGTGCCGATGAACGTGGCCGCGAACAAAGATGCTGGGCGGTCATAGACCTCCAGGGGGGTGCCGACCTGTTCCAGGCGGCCGTCGTTGATCAGGGCGATGCGGTCCCCTAGGGACATCGCCTCCACCTGGTCGTGGGTCACCATCACCATCGTCGCGCCCAAGCGATCCTGCAGGTGCTTGAGCTCCGTACGCATGTCGAGCCGGAGCTCCGCATCGAGGTTGGTCAGCGGTTCGTCGAGCAGGAAGGCCTGCGGTTCGCGCACCATGGCACGGGCCAGGGCGATGCGCTGCTGCTCCCCGCCGGAGAGCTTGTTGGGCTTGCGCTGCAACAGGCCGTCGAGGCGCATGGTCCGCGCCACGGCATCGATGCGGGCCTCGGCCTCGGCCTTCGGCACCCCTGCTGCGCGGAGCGGATAGCCGATGTTCTCCCGCCCCGTGAGGTGCGGGTAGAGGGCGTAGAACTGGAAGACCATGGCGATGTCCCGCTCGCCGGGTCGCAGGTCGTTGACCAGCTTGTCCCCGATGCGGATGTCGCCGCTGGTCTGGGTCTCCAGGCCCGCGATGCAGCGCAGCGTCGTGGTCTTGCCGCAGCCCGATGGGCCCAGCAGGACGAACAGCTCCCCGTCGTTGATCTCGAGGTCGATCTCGTGGACCGCGACGGTGCCGTCGGGGAACTGCTTGTGCAGGGACTGGATGGAGATTCCGGCCATCAGCGCCTCACCGCTCCGAAGGTCATGCCCGCCACGAGGTGGTTGCGGACGAGGTAGCCGAACACCAGCACCGGGAGGGCGAAGACCACCGCCGAGGCGGCCACCAGCCCCCACTGGGTCTCGGTGCCACCGAACAGGCCGGCGATGGCGGGCGGGGCAGTCCGCACCGCCCCACCGCCCGGGGTCAGGAAGATGGCGAACACGAACTCGTTCCAGGTGAAGATCAGCGAGAAGACGGCCGTTGCGAAGATGCCGGGCCGCAGCAGGGGCAGCAGCACCTGGCGGAACGCCTGCACACGGGAGAACCCGTCGACCATGGCGGCGTCCTCGTACTCGGCGGGGATCTCGTCGACGAAGCCCTTGAGCATCCAGATCGTGAACGGCAGGTTGAACGCCGTGTAGAGCAGGACGAGCCCGAGTCGTGAGTCGAGCAGCCCGAGGGTCCTGAACATCAGGAAGAGCGGGATCACCGCCACCACGGGCGGCATGAACCGTGTCGACAGGATGAAGAACAGCTGGTCCTTGCCGGCTTTCAGCGGGAAGCGCGAGTAGGCCCACGCGGCCGGGGTGCCGATCGCGGTGGCAAGGACGGTCGCGGAGACGGCCACGATCACGCTCGTCGCGAAGTTGGTGACCAGACCGGACGCCTCCCGGTCCTCACCCTCGGTGCCCCGCTCGAAGAAGACGTCCCGGTAGTTGTCCATGGTCGGCTCGAAGCCGACGAACGACGGGGGGTTGGCGAGGATCGTGGACTGGTCCTTCACCGATGCCTCGAGCATCCAGAAGATCGGGAAGATCATGAACAGCCCGAGGACGAGGAGGAGGGACTTCTCGATGACGGTTCTCATGCGGTCACGCTCACTTGGACTGCAGCCTCTCGAGGTACTTGATGAAGATGACGGCCATGATGTTGACGACGATCAGCATCAGGACGCCGTACGCCGACGCCAGGCCGGTCTGGAAGTTGCGGATCGCCAGCTTGTAGATGTGGAAGCTGAGCGTCTCCGTCGTGCCACCGGGCCCGCCGCCCGTGACGATCAGCACGATGTCGAACAACCGGAAGGCGTCGATGACCCGGAACAGGATCGCGATCAGCAGGATCGGCCAGACGATCGGCAGCGTGATGCTCTTGAACTTGAACCAGTCGCTCGCCTGATCGATGTCGGCGGCCTCGTAGAGGTAGCTCGGCACCGCGTTGAGTCCCGCCAGGGCGATCACCATGATGAAGGGAGTCCACTGCCAGGTGTCGACGAAGATCAGGGACAGCAGGGCGACACCCTGCTGGCTGAGCCACTGGGGCCCGTCGACGCCGAGCATCGAGAGCGTCCCGTTGACCACGCCGAAGCTGGAGTCCAGCATCAGGCGCCAGAACGCACCCACGATGACCGGTGACAGCATCATCGGGATGAGGAACACCACGGTGAGGAGTCCTCCACCGCGTTTCTGGCGGTGCACCAGGTAGGCAAGGCCGAAACCGAGGACGGTCTGCAGGCCAACGGCACCGATCACGAACAGCACGGTCGTCAGCGCCTTGGCCTGGACCTGGTCGCTGGTCAGCAGTCTGCTGTAGTTCTCGAAGCCGACGCCGTTGACCTCGGCGTTCCCGCTGGCGGAGAAGTCGGTGAAGGACAGCACCAGGACGTACAGCAGCGGGAAGATGAACAACCCGAACAGCAGCAGCAACGTGGGTGCGACCGACAACCTCGCCAGCCAGCGGTCGTGCAGCCATCGCCAGCGCGCCGCGGCCGGCGGGGCAACGAAGACCACGTCACCGTCCGACACCCGTTCCCTGGGCGGCGCGCTGGCGGACATCAGCGGTCCTCCGGCGGTGTCGCCCGGGAGGCGTTGGGGGTCCGGCGCATCAGATGCCGCCGTCCAGGATCGTCTGCTCCTGCTCGGCCAGGGCGTTCAGGGCGTCCGCCGGATCCTGTGTGCCGGTGATGGCGGCGTTCGCCTGGGTGGAGTGGACGTCGATCATCTGGAAGAACTCGGGGATGGCCCAGAAGTCCTTGAGGCTGTCGACGGAGTCGGTGAACGCCTGGTTCCACGGGCGGGCGTTCAGGAACGCCTCGGAGTTCAGCGCGTCGGTGCGCGCAGGGACGCCACCGGCCTCGGCCCACATCTCCTGGACCTCGGGGCCGGAGAACCACTCCATGAAGTCGAGCGCCGCCTGCTGGTTGGGCGAGTAGGCCGAGACGTGCATTCCCATGCCGCCCATCGGGGAGACGTCGGCGGCACCGTCCGGAAGCTCGGCGAATCCGAGCTTCTCGAGGATCTCCTCCTCGGTCTCGCCGAGCGTGGAGTTGGCGGGGTCCTGCATGCCCTCCAGTCCGGCGACCCAGTTCATGCCCATGCATGCCTGGCCCTGGTTGATCGCTGCGTTGACCTCACCGATGAACGCCGTGCCCACACCCTCGGGCGCGAGCGGGACCATCTCGTTGACGAGCTGGTCGATGGCGGCAAGCCCCGTCTCGTCGTTGATGACACCCTCGACCTGTCCCTCTCCGTCCCAGATCTCACCACCGTTGACCCAGATGACCTGGTTCAGCGTGATGCCGGCCGTGTCGTAGTCGGGGGCGCCGTGGAAGGCCAGTCCTGCCATGCCGGGGTTGTCCGCCTGGCACTGCGCGGCCACCTCGAGCATCTCCTCCCAGCTCCCGGGCGGCTCCTCGCCGACGAGGTCCTTGCGGTAGACGAGCACCCAGGTGTCGGCCAGCAGCGGCAGGCCATGGATGTCCCCGTCCGGGTCGAACTGACCGTCGGCGGCGACGGGGTACTGGGCGTACGCCGCGAGGAGGTTGGACGGATAGGCGTCGAGCTCGATGTGTTCGTTGGCGAAGTCGGTCAGCGTCGTGATGTGGTTGCCGGTCACGGCCTCACCGATGAACTGGCTGTCCAGGATGGGGATGTCGAAGCTGGTCTCGCCCGCAGCGAACTGCGTGAAGATCGCGTCGTGCCACTGGCCGAACGGAACCGTCTCGACCTCGAAGCTGACGTTGGGATCGACGTAGTGCTCGTTGGCGAAGTCCTCCAGAGCCGTGGCAGGTGCCCATTCGAACCACACCATGCGGAGCACGAGCTCCTCGTCGGAGGCGGCGGCGTCCTCGTCGGCAGCGTCCTCGTCGGCAGCGTCCTCGTCGGCAGCGTCGTCGTCGGCAGCGTCGGCGCCGGTGTCATCGGACGACGCGTCGTCGACCTCGCCGGAGGACCCGCCACCGCCGCAGGCGACGGCCAGCATGGCGATGGCCACGGTGAGCGCCAGCAGGCGCAGCAGGCGGAAACGGGCAGGGGATGGTGTGCTCATCTTTCGGCTCCTGGATTGGGGGGTTTCGTGGGACGTCGGGTCAGGCGGCGAGCACGCCGCGCAGGGCGGAGAGGTCGTCGGCGATGGCCTCCATGGCGATGGGCACGGTCTCCATCAGCGCGTAGGCGTGGATGAGGCCCCCGTGTCGGTGGTGGACGGTGGGTACCCCTGCGTCGGCCAGACGGCGGGCATACGCGTCGCCCTCGTCGCGAAGCGGGTCGAGGTCGGCGGTGGTCACGACCGCGGCGGGCAGCCCCGCCAGGTCCTCGGCCGCCATCGGTGACGCGTCGGGGTCCTCGACCGGGCCCGCGTAGTGGTCGATGAACCAGGCCATGGTCTCGGCCGTCAGCCCGTACCCCGTGCCCATCTCGACGTAGGAGGCGTGGGACATCGTGAGGTCGGTGACGGGATAGAGGAGCAGCTGCGCGGCGAGCCGTGGAGTTCCGGTGTCACGGGCTCGTCGGGCGACGACGGTTGCCATCGCCGCACCTGCGCTGTCCCCGGCGACGACGAGGGCGTCCGGGTCGCCGCCGAGCTCGGCCACGTGTGCAGCCACCCAGCGGGTCGCCGCAGCAGCGTCCTCGACCGGGGCCGGGAACGGCGCTTCCGGGGCACGGCAGTAGTCCACGGCCACCACCACCGCCGGCAGCCCGTCGGCGATCCTGCGGCACAG
The nucleotide sequence above comes from Euzebya pacifica. Encoded proteins:
- a CDS encoding alpha/beta hydrolase; its protein translation is MTTNLHPAVAAYLADSAAMGLRPYVDLAPADARTQFASVMAARLGADHQPRPMAEVVDRTAAVDGRDIPLRLYRPSTSTANRPVMPTVVFFHGGGWVIGDLDTHDALCRRIADGLPAVVVAVDYCRAPEAPFPAPVEDAAAATRWVAAHVAELGGDPDALVVAGDSAGAAMATVVARRARDTGTPRLAAQLLLYPVTDLTMSHASYVEMGTGYGLTAETMAWFIDHYAGPVEDPDASPMAAEDLAGLPAAVVTTADLDPLRDEGDAYARRLADAGVPTVHHRHGGLIHAYALMETVPIAMEAIADDLSALRGVLAA
- a CDS encoding carbohydrate ABC transporter permease; this translates as MSASAPPRERVSDGDVVFVAPPAAARWRWLHDRWLARLSVAPTLLLLFGLFIFPLLYVLVLSFTDFSASGNAEVNGVGFENYSRLLTSDQVQAKALTTVLFVIGAVGLQTVLGFGLAYLVHRQKRGGGLLTVVFLIPMMLSPVIVGAFWRLMLDSSFGVVNGTLSMLGVDGPQWLSQQGVALLSLIFVDTWQWTPFIMVIALAGLNAVPSYLYEAADIDQASDWFKFKSITLPIVWPILLIAILFRVIDAFRLFDIVLIVTGGGPGGTTETLSFHIYKLAIRNFQTGLASAYGVLMLIVVNIMAVIFIKYLERLQSK
- a CDS encoding ABC transporter ATP-binding protein, which encodes MAGISIQSLHKQFPDGTVAVHEIDLEINDGELFVLLGPSGCGKTTTLRCIAGLETQTSGDIRIGDKLVNDLRPGERDIAMVFQFYALYPHLTGRENIGYPLRAAGVPKAEAEARIDAVARTMRLDGLLQRKPNKLSGGEQQRIALARAMVREPQAFLLDEPLTNLDAELRLDMRTELKHLQDRLGATMVMVTHDQVEAMSLGDRIALINDGRLEQVGTPLEVYDRPASLFAATFIGTPAMNILPVEVDGGALRGPSGLRLPIPAGLPRVDGLVAGVRAEWLSIAPPTGGGGGAARVVAREALGDETIYAVDMGGTRVHVRTPPTVRFDAEDTVDVTFVGTDPRVYHEVSGKVAA
- a CDS encoding extracellular solute-binding protein; protein product: MSTPSPARFRLLRLLALTVAIAMLAVACGGGGSSGEVDDASSDDTGADAADDDAADEDAADEDAADEDAAASDEELVLRMVWFEWAPATALEDFANEHYVDPNVSFEVETVPFGQWHDAIFTQFAAGETSFDIPILDSQFIGEAVTGNHITTLTDFANEHIELDAYPSNLLAAYAQYPVAADGQFDPDGDIHGLPLLADTWVLVYRKDLVGEEPPGSWEEMLEVAAQCQADNPGMAGLAFHGAPDYDTAGITLNQVIWVNGGEIWDGEGQVEGVINDETGLAAIDQLVNEMVPLAPEGVGTAFIGEVNAAINQGQACMGMNWVAGLEGMQDPANSTLGETEEEILEKLGFAELPDGAADVSPMGGMGMHVSAYSPNQQAALDFMEWFSGPEVQEMWAEAGGVPARTDALNSEAFLNARPWNQAFTDSVDSLKDFWAIPEFFQMIDVHSTQANAAITGTQDPADALNALAEQEQTILDGGI
- a CDS encoding ABC transporter ATP-binding protein is translated as MSRVELTGIAKSFDDLQALDDVSVDVEDGSFFVLLGPSGAGKTTTLRVIAGLEAPDVGDVRFDGHSAGGATPAERDVAMVFQSYALYPKQTVAQNIASPLRARNVGPDEMQKRVEEVATLLRIDHLLQRHPGQLSGGEQQRVALGRALVREPRAFLMDEPLTNLDVKLRVEMRAELTRLHRHVGRTFIYVSNDQAEAMAMADRIAVLHEGRIQQVGTPEEVYDHPVNRFVATFVGSSRMNLLDCEVQDEVLIGTDGWRLPAPPAALGHPGRLQLGVRPEDLSVAGEGSGGHALRGVVYAVEPLGDRVLLDVEIGDTVIRVKAAPTVVHEVGQALDVCVDLTRAHLFDHDTGLALSRHAEPARQTL
- a CDS encoding carbohydrate ABC transporter permease; this translates as MRTVIEKSLLLVLGLFMIFPIFWMLEASVKDQSTILANPPSFVGFEPTMDNYRDVFFERGTEGEDREASGLVTNFATSVIVAVSATVLATAIGTPAAWAYSRFPLKAGKDQLFFILSTRFMPPVVAVIPLFLMFRTLGLLDSRLGLVLLYTAFNLPFTIWMLKGFVDEIPAEYEDAAMVDGFSRVQAFRQVLLPLLRPGIFATAVFSLIFTWNEFVFAIFLTPGGGAVRTAPPAIAGLFGGTETQWGLVAASAVVFALPVLVFGYLVRNHLVAGMTFGAVRR